The genomic stretch aacatatactttgacttacctgtaagtttttgttcctaatcatcatttcctcttatagaacatcattattgttcttataataactgccagtgtcatagatattgtagtggctacaactgaattaatagaaaatgataaataactgtgtataacactaacacataactgtgtataacaatgacacataacttttacttacatatcagtcgataagggattactgtgatatcctgttgatgtttcttaaggcacttgattaggtgcgatacggtatcattccttatggtatactgtagctaagtattttagaaaataacaagaataaatctaaattattcagaggttccagtttcggcttagacataaatacaggaccatttgcaaagaagaaagggtgcgtttctacagcctcgttgtagtaaccatgaataccaatctctgaattactggttactaaacataaatatcctataaaatttaatatatttctttaatttttaatacatacatgagttagtagttctaaattatgaatcatcctacctgagatattacacttttccttataatatcatcactcaagtgaacaacattaagatcatgtaaaccatgtcatcctatcttactgtgaagatacttagttatgttatctaacattataaaaatatcatcaaattcaagtccttttattcacatcacatggccacgacgatctggttcttcgttatataatgttctaaaatttgtcgtatatataggatgtacaaaccgtgatatcaaggtatcagttcttccttcccaagggacagtttcattaaaattctgatagaattaaaaattaattattaatattctaacaatcatatatgttaaatacattatagtcaacgatatatacctgagcgaatgtaggggtgattccttgataattataaatgtcatcagcccacatcatcgtgccacttctttgtactccagcctctagattaacagcctaaacaaacatacaaaattttatagaagctgtacaaaatatagtatatatgcgcaatattgaagcgttcaaggggatataaaggtaatgtacatcacatacacgtgtactctcatgcaacaaaatacaattagatttaatagtataagctcttttattcatcataatagattggaaatttaagtgtcttacgagggtgagtaaaaagttacccgctctgtcggtgtagaatttattttaagcaattgtcaaaaaagacatacatcattttttgacataatcactcaatttctgtatacactttgtccatttgctgaaggaccttcgtattttctcgttaaaaaatgttttgcctccgaccacaagaaacgaatcacagcatcctgcactgttttcctgcaaatcaccattgcaaagcgccattactcgcgtaacggtcacaaacgaattgacgtaacacaatgaaacctacgcagcagcactgaacagatattgacgtcatacgaagagtgcagatggatcaatacggtcgacagaagttttaactatctggagtgcggataaatttttaccgagagtcgtataggaatctataatctgtaagtacacctttggctgaatggaaatttctcttacatatagtcaaaaatgcagaaacagtgtattgaattggaaagtgataaaaaataagagaagtttcgaggttgcatgtgattgcatgagtacacaggacgtttttagcgaataaaaaataattttgaaagacacgagacttatcttgtattttatgcactctctgtgtcagAATTTCCAGAaactctctatcttatgaagtgttttagattagccggaaaattttgtatgtacatacaagaagtatacgatctaagtggaatattccattattctcttgatacaacagaaacgaaatttacagaacttctcagaaagttggtttattattaccaaattaatagaattaatatacgtttatcatctttacatacctaagtcgtggaggtttatcgtgcgtaaaaaattagtgtcgtttcaaagttacatttcatacattttaagcctataatttgtaacgtacaaaacaatgtaaatttgagctgtttcttatctccacaataagaaaatccaacttcacgttttttacacaatgatatttatggaacagtaatatcatattattgcatcgcttggagaatgaagtcaaggtacgatgtgaccctagtgtaaacgctgggatacccagctgtgccgcacttgtaagcataagacacaatacctattaaatacgaggttatttcatgttgtatcagcagtggtccgccgcggtcagcctgaaaggatcgttaaatttttaatcaaagatactgaaatatatcaatcgaattgtattgaaattatacttatatacagtaataatcttctattaatttgtgtatagaaatactccaatttataatgtacatgttatatgtattttgagcaaaactaagattagaaggaaattagattaaataccataatgaggtgtgagaagtgggcaaaactattaaattgtgtttatctattatttttaatgtttaagacgtcgatttgatgttaattcgaattgacgtgtcttcagataccgtatagtttgtagtaactctgtaacttaattaccgtacaagaatcctctccaccctgagcatgttcggcgcatattataccatcagtgatatcaggtgcattaggaaatttggaataagctattttgcattcggcgttcttaatcactggcatttgtacttccattaatgcattacgtcgtggtcgtcctacgaagaaaataagaaagatatttaagactggaactgtttaattttattataaaattgatatcacttactatatcttaaagctccccatccagcaacaagggggttatagccgacgaagttgctctttcgtaggggctctttcgtacaaatgggatatacgtaccctgaaaaataaaaaaataaatgaaaatgcaggaaacgaatgaccaaaagtatgagaaagaattgtacacgctttatgacacaatatatgtgtacagtaagaaatttcaagatatgatacttcagtaatactcaatagcatatatatatatatacatatatatatatttgaggacttactcgaaaatggcacctcctccaccaatctaagaatggcaatattatgattgtgtatgttttctattccatccatatgtgcacaatgtgctgcggtcaaaacatgcctagccgatatcagggaacctccgcacttccatagtggtttgtctgggtttcggggattacgaaaacctaatgcagcgatccatggccaagcgcctaaaatgcaatagtcatagttgtgaatatacataattttttctctaataacgagtaacaacgattattacctattcgatattcgatcatacagcagacgataagtacatacgtacaaatactctgaaatagagatttgataaagacagaaattaaatttttattccagtggaatacaaattattaaataattctatataatttctatttgaactatactgaactataaagttcaaacgtgtaatttctgccctaacagtttttgatctctatccatattattactcctatatcaattttttatttcaagcagaaagatactcttcctaacatgaagtaaaagaaagaaataattcaagttaataagtaaagctactaccgataaaatcatagcattattatttagtctaattgaaatgtacattgatgtgctgtttaatgcctttaaagttcattctttgcagtaaatggcttattattaatcggaaagaaagacataaaacgtaccaagttcagctggtttatcatcgaccaccctggtatgagagacgttgctaaaaccacagtatggtggtcgccaagccttatacttatacgcagtttttattaaaatttctctcttctctttgtttggatcgtccggacagcaaacgatcgtaacattgccctgggatctgcacactgatcgtctataaaaatcggtggctgtacggtactgtatctgccatatttcttgcagaggtttacattttctgtagtcaaggcacctgccttcttgattgtccggtgtggtacattctggatcaaacaattttaaaacatttctacagttcaaagatgcgtaagaaagcgacaccgattactcaactttcgaagtaaaaagcggatcaagtccaccggattgccctacagacacgtattaatccgtaagagttagtcatcatgttgataataattatctaaagaaacttttcacgtgaaaatataa from Bombus vancouverensis nearcticus unplaced genomic scaffold, iyBomVanc1_principal scaffold0076, whole genome shotgun sequence encodes the following:
- the LOC143305025 gene encoding venom serine protease Bi-VSP-like; this encodes MINQLNLSICTYVLIVCCMIEYRIGAWPWIAALGFRNPRNPDKPLWKCGGSLISARHVLTAAHCAHMDGIENIHNHNIAILRLVEEVPFSSKSSNIYICIYIYMLLSITERVQFFLILLVIRFLHFHLFFYFSGYVYPICTKEPLRKSNFVGYNPLVAGWGALRYRRPRRNALMEVQMPVIKNAECKIAYSKFPNAPDITDGIICAEHAQGGEDSCTADRGGPLLIQHEITSYLIGIVSYAYKCGTAGYPSVYTRVTSYLDFILQAMQ
- the LOC143305032 gene encoding ectonucleotide pyrophosphatase/phosphodiesterase family member 1-like, translated to MSKNDAVNLEAGVQRSGTMMWADDIYNYQGITPTFAQNFNETVPWEGRTDTLISRFVHPIYTTNFRTLYNEEPDRRGHVM